The following nucleotide sequence is from Synechococcus sp. CBW1004.
GAGCTGCAGGAGGTGGTCACCTTCCTCAGGTCGCCGGAGCGCTTCACCGCAGTGGGCGCCAAGATTCCGCGCGGCGTGCTGCTGGTGGGCCCGCCCGGAACCGGCAAGACCCTTCTGGCCAGGGCGATCGCCGGGGAGGCCGGCGTGCCGTTCTTCTCGATGGCGGCCTCCGAGTTCGTCGAGCTCTTCGTGGGCGTCGGGGCCAGTCGGGTGCGTGATCTCTTTCGCCAGGCCAAGGCGAAGGCCCCCTGCATCATCTTCATCGATGAGATCGATGCGGTCGGACGCCAGCGCGGTGCCGGCATCGGCGGCGGCAACGACGAACGTGAGCAGACCCTCAACCAGCTGCTCACCGAGATGGATGGCTTCGAGGACAACGGTGGCGTGATCCTCCTGGCCGCCACCAATCGTCCCGATGTGCTCGATTCGGCTCTGATGCGCCCAGGTCGTTTCGACCGACGCATCACCGTCGATCTCCCCGATCGGCGCGGTCGCGAGGAGATCCTGGCGGTGCATGCCCGCTCGCGTCCGCTCGATCCGTCGGTGCAGCTGGCTGACTGGGCCGCCCGCACCCCAGGGTTCTCGGGTGCCGACCTGTCCAACCTGCTCAATGAAGCGGCCATCCTCACGGCCCGGCGCCAGCAGTCGAGCATTGACGAGCAGGCCCTCAGCGATGCCCTCGAGCGCATCACGATGGGCCTCACGGCTGCTCCGCTTCAGGACAGTGCCAAGAAGCGACTGATCGCCTACCACGAGGTCGGCCACGCCTTGCTCACCACCCTGGTGCCCCATGCGGACCGGCTGGACAAGGTGACGCTGTTGCCCCGGGCCGGTGGCGTCGGGGGCTTCGCCCGCACCATGCCCGACGAGGACATCCTCGATTCCGGCCTGATCAGTCGGGCCTACCTCCTGGCCCGTCTTGTGGTGCTCCTGGGTGGCAGGGCCGCGGAGATGGTGGTGTTCGGACCGAGCGAAGTGACTCAGGGAGCGTCCGGAGATCTTCAGATGGTCAGTCGCATCTGCCGCGAGATGGTCACGCGCTACGGCTTCTCCGAGCTTGGTCCGGTGGCCCTGGAGGGTGAGGATGCCGAGGTCTTTCTGGGGCGGGACTGGGTGCGTTCCCAGGCTCACTATTCCCTGGCCACCGGCAACCGCATCGACCGCCAGGTCCGCGATCTGGCCTGCTGGGCCCTGGATCGGGCCATCGCGATCCTGTCGCCGCGCCGTTCGCTGATGGACGAGCTGGTGGAGCGGCTGATCGAGGAGGAGACGATCGAGGGAGATCGCTTCCGGCAGGCCGTCGAGGCCTGGCAGGTCGCCCATCCGGATGTGGCCGGTGAGGGATTGCAGGTGACAGCGGTGGCGTCTGCCGCTGCCCCGGTGGTGCTCGCCGCCACCTGAGAGAGGCCGAGCGGCTCATCTCCGTCGATGTCTTGCAGCCGTGAGGCCTGCACGGACAGCAGCGCCTTGTGCGGCGCCTCCATGATGGTGGTCCCCAGGGAGCCGCGACCGACCATGACGCGCAGCTGTTTCCACCTGTCCATCCCTGCGATCGATCTGGAGGCAACGGTGCGTTGGTACGTCGACGGACTGGGATGCCGGCCGGGCCGCCGCAGCCCTGACGCTGCGATTCTGGATCTGGGAGGCCATCAGCTGGTGGCCCAGCGTCTGGCTCAGGGCTCGTTCCCGGAGTCTCAACGGGGCATTTATCCGCGCCACTTCGGGCTGGTGTTCGAGGAATGGAACACCTGGAGGTCTCTGCACGAGCGCGTCAGCGCTGCAGGGATTGCCTTCGCGGTGGCACCGAAATGCCGTTTCCCCGGCGAAGTGCTGGAGCACCACACGTTCTTTCTGACGGATCCCAGCGACAACTGGCTGGAGTTCAAGCACTACAGCCATCCCGAGGCGATCCTGGGCTGTGTGGATCAGGCCGTCGTGGGTGATGCCCTGTTCCGATGAACGGAGCTGACCGTGACGCCTCGCGGCGCCTGCGCAGCCGCGCCCGTCTGCTGGAATTCCTGAAGTTCCGGGTGCTGGCCGCTCAGCTGACCTTCTTCGACGACTGGCGCCTGGAGGAGAGCTTCACGCCGGATCAGGCCGCCGCCAGGGCTACAGCTCTGCCGCCGCTGGATCTGGTGGCCTTCCGGCAGTGGCTGCAGCCGCTGTGGCCGGAGGCCATGGCCCTCACCGACAGCGATCTTCACGAGTGCCTCGAGCAGGCACACCGGCTGTATGTCGACGCGCCACCGCAGCCGCGGCTCGGAACCGTTTCCGCGCCTCCGTCGCTGTGATCAGCGCCTCTGCGGCCCCCGGCCAACCCTTTCCAGAGCGGCTGCTCACAACGGCCGCGCCTCCATCAGCAACCGCACGTCGCCACTCTCATCCAGCAGCTCCAGACGGCCCTGACGATCGAGGCGCCAGCGCCGCACCTCCAGCAGATCGGCCAGGAAGCGCGCTTCATCGGCGTTCACGGCGGGTTCGCAGTCCAGCCTCGTGCCGCCGGCTGGCTCGAGCCGCAGGTTCTCTCCCTGCAAGGCATAGGTTCCGATGAAGCGATTGCAGTCGCCGCTGCCGGTCAGCTCACGGGTGAGAGGATCCAGGCGGAACTGCTGCTCCTGCCTGGGCGCCCCCAACGGGGTCGGAACGCTCGCCGCCGGCGCCCGCAGCCACGGCAGGCCCCGTAACGGCGCATCCCCGACCGGTTCCAGCAGCACCCGCACCGGTGCGGGACGCCCAGGGATCACCGCCATGGCTGCCGTGGTGCTGAACAGCAGCCGATTGGCCTGGCGGATGCCGGCCCGCAGGCTGTAGCGGCTGTCCGGGCGGATGGCCGCGTCGAGGTAAGGCACGCTGAAGGTGAAGGGGGCTCGACTTCGCACCGGCGTGCGGGTTCGGCCGACCAGCACCGTGGAATCCCCCGCGCCAACGAGCTCGATCAGCTGCAGATCGAGCACGGCATCGCTTGGAAGCGGAAAGGGCTGGCTGAGGGCGGCTGTTCCGTTCAGCTCCCCGGCCATCACGGGCCCGACGACGCCCAGCAATGTCGTGCTGGCGAGGGCGACCTGGAACAGCCGCGCGGCACAGGCCAAGACCGGGCGCCGTGTCCGGGTGATCGGAGAGGGGGCGACGGCAGTCGTCCACTGCCGTGAACGCAGCGGGGTGACGCGCAGTGTCCTGCGCAGGACGCCTGCTGCGGGAATGGGGTGTCGCAACACGGCTCCCGACCGAGGGCGACAAGGCTAGGAAGAAGCGCCGGAGCCGCCGGGGGTCTCGAGCAGATTGATCCGATACAGCACTTCCTCCAGTGCGTCAGCCGCTGTGATCGCGCTGAACCGCTGGGGATGCGCAGGGGTGCAGCAGCTCGCCAGGGGCGCCAGCACGGTCCAGGGGCGTGCATGGCAGAACTGCACCACGCTGAACCGCTCGCCGGTCTCACCGGCCGGGGCCACCACCCGGTGCCACCCGGCGGGAATCAGGCCGTTGCTGAGCCGCTCCAGCATCAGACCGGTGTTGAGGATCACCCGTCCCGGCGGAGGACAGGCCGGCACCCACCGCTCCTCCACCTGCACCTCGAGGCCGGGTGCACTGGCGCGGGGCAGGGCCGTGATCAGGTTGATATCGGCGTGCGCCGCGGCCCACAGATGCCCTTGCCCTGGCGCAGCCGGCATCGGTGGGTAACGCAGGGCCCGGGTGAGGGTGGGGGCGTCCTGCACCATCTCGTCGAAGAAGGTCTCGGCGCAGCCGATCCCAAGGGCGATCACGCGCAGGAAACGCCGCTGCAGCTCGGCCAGGGCACGGTGGAAATCGAGGAGCACCGCGGTGATGCCGGGCACGACCGCTTCCGGCAGCAGCTGCTCGGGGTAGAGGAGCGGGTGACGGCGACGGAGGGGATGGCCCGAAGGCAGGGGTTCGGCCCAGTTGAGCATCTCCTTCCAGTCAGCCCGGACTTCGCCGGCGGCGGTTTCCACCAGCAGGCCCGTGTATCCCGTCTGACCGCTGCTGCCGCTGGCATGGAACCGCTGCTTCTGCTCCGCAGGCAGCGCGAAGAACTGCGCCAGCAGGGCGTAAGCGGTGTCGATCAGCTCCTCGGAGAGATCGCTGCGGCAGTACACGAACCCGGTTGCCAGGCTGCGCCGCACGCCATCGATCACCGCACGGCGCCGCTGCCCGTCGCCCCGTTCGAAGGCCAGGAGATCGACATCAAGAATCGCGTCCACACCCTCGGCTTCCGGGGCCGCAAGGCTAGGTGCCATGCGTCAGGCTGATCTGCCGACCATGGCGGCTTCGATGCGCCGACTCCCCTCCGTCTTCTGGATTCCACCGGCCGTCGCAGCCATCCCCTGGCTGCAGGAACTGGTCGACCAGCTGTTCTTCGCGGGCCGCTGGAATCTGGCGATGCTTCCGGGCGGCTCGCTCAGCGGAGTGTTCACCGCACCCTTCAGCCACGCCGGCTTTGGCCATCTGATCGCCAACACCCTCTGGTTCCTGCCCCTCTCCTGGCTGGTGCTGCTCAAGAGCCG
It contains:
- the ftsH gene encoding ATP-dependent zinc metalloprotease FtsH yields the protein MRQPFQFGAFGRPVPSYSQMLSEIRQGQVKALELQPRQRQVSVTYKNGKRVDVPVFSENQLLLRTAEQARVPLTVRDERGEEATAGLVTNALLLVLLLAGLGLLIRRSAQVANKAMGFGRSQPRLQAEGAIPVRFEDVAGIEEAKEELQEVVTFLRSPERFTAVGAKIPRGVLLVGPPGTGKTLLARAIAGEAGVPFFSMAASEFVELFVGVGASRVRDLFRQAKAKAPCIIFIDEIDAVGRQRGAGIGGGNDEREQTLNQLLTEMDGFEDNGGVILLAATNRPDVLDSALMRPGRFDRRITVDLPDRRGREEILAVHARSRPLDPSVQLADWAARTPGFSGADLSNLLNEAAILTARRQQSSIDEQALSDALERITMGLTAAPLQDSAKKRLIAYHEVGHALLTTLVPHADRLDKVTLLPRAGGVGGFARTMPDEDILDSGLISRAYLLARLVVLLGGRAAEMVVFGPSEVTQGASGDLQMVSRICREMVTRYGFSELGPVALEGEDAEVFLGRDWVRSQAHYSLATGNRIDRQVRDLACWALDRAIAILSPRRSLMDELVERLIEEETIEGDRFRQAVEAWQVAHPDVAGEGLQVTAVASAAAPVVLAAT
- a CDS encoding VOC family protein produces the protein MTRSCFHLSIPAIDLEATVRWYVDGLGCRPGRRSPDAAILDLGGHQLVAQRLAQGSFPESQRGIYPRHFGLVFEEWNTWRSLHERVSAAGIAFAVAPKCRFPGEVLEHHTFFLTDPSDNWLEFKHYSHPEAILGCVDQAVVGDALFR
- a CDS encoding META domain-containing protein, whose product is MACAARLFQVALASTTLLGVVGPVMAGELNGTAALSQPFPLPSDAVLDLQLIELVGAGDSTVLVGRTRTPVRSRAPFTFSVPYLDAAIRPDSRYSLRAGIRQANRLLFSTTAAMAVIPGRPAPVRVLLEPVGDAPLRGLPWLRAPAASVPTPLGAPRQEQQFRLDPLTRELTGSGDCNRFIGTYALQGENLRLEPAGGTRLDCEPAVNADEARFLADLLEVRRWRLDRQGRLELLDESGDVRLLMEARPL
- a CDS encoding isopenicillin N synthase family oxygenase yields the protein MAPSLAAPEAEGVDAILDVDLLAFERGDGQRRRAVIDGVRRSLATGFVYCRSDLSEELIDTAYALLAQFFALPAEQKQRFHASGSSGQTGYTGLLVETAAGEVRADWKEMLNWAEPLPSGHPLRRRHPLLYPEQLLPEAVVPGITAVLLDFHRALAELQRRFLRVIALGIGCAETFFDEMVQDAPTLTRALRYPPMPAAPGQGHLWAAAHADINLITALPRASAPGLEVQVEERWVPACPPPGRVILNTGLMLERLSNGLIPAGWHRVVAPAGETGERFSVVQFCHARPWTVLAPLASCCTPAHPQRFSAITAADALEEVLYRINLLETPGGSGASS